In Papaver somniferum cultivar HN1 chromosome 9, ASM357369v1, whole genome shotgun sequence, the genomic stretch TTTTTTTAATGAGACCCAAGTTAATTATGGTAAATTGCAACAAGATGTCATCCTGCCTCTTGAGCCTTATCCGTCCAGTGCAAATGTCGGAATCAGTTACGAACAAATGAGGACAGTTGCCGTCTAACTTCACTTATGGTTTTCCTCGAATAAGATTTTGTTTCAGCATGCATGTTCCAGCAAGTACCTCATGTACATAGCCAACAAAGGCATGACACGACGGCAGGAAAGCTTACCGTCCATTTCTCTTCAACCACCAAATTAAGTATGATCCTTGATAAGGACACCATGTCATGTCCTACGTATATATAATTATCTGCTCTTCTGGCTAGCTGTGTTAGGGTTGGAAAGTTGTTTTTGAGCCCATGCAAATGGGACCAACCAGAATCAGCAACCACTAGAATATAGAGGTATTGTACAAATCACCCAAAGGAACACCAAGCGCTAGACTCTAAAGAGAATTTGTTGATCCAAAAGAAACAAGACAACAAAAGTAAAGACTATCAATTTCAACTGTCCAGATAAGagaaatatgtatatatatatatatatatatatatatatatatatatatatatatattttacatGTGATCAGTCTGATAAgcaatcaaaattttgatttagtCCACAATCATTGTAACAAAATCACATATCCAAGATTGTGTGACAACATCTCTAAAGaggccaaaaataaaaaaataaaaaagaaaagaaatggcaGCATCACAATGAGGTTATCTTTTTCTTGGAACAGGCCATTCTTTTAATCACAACCAGATTATAGGTTGCTTTAAGTGCGCCTGTTCATGCATctctgaaggaaaaaaaaagtacagTATTTAGCAGTTGTTGCTGGATGTTTATGTTGCACCATTGCAGATCAATGGATCAAAAGGTGTCGCGTTCGATTGTTTAACACCTATTCCCATCCTccaggaaagaaaaaaaacctatTCCGCGGCTATTGGTACTAGAGGTGTAAAACATGCCGGTCCGGCACAGCCCGACACATGACGTCGCGTGCTTCATGTGCCGTGTTGTACTGTGCCTATGATTTAACCGTGTTGTGCCGTattgtgctttactagtcaaaagctatGCACATCACAGTCCACGGGCACAACACATGAATAAACGTGTTGTGTTGTACCGTGCTGGCACACGTGCTATAAACATTTTGAAATCACTTAATgtatacattaagtcggacattatcacgagaatttaaatagacaacatatcatttgaagttatttcaagtaaaattaacaagttttttatccaataaaaagaaatagtccatcaaatataaaattggatcattgtcatgtaaattaatgttctaatcaaatataggtaacgacattataacaacgatattgaaatatgttttccaaatattaaggtattatatgtgttgttataaaaacAAGTCAGCATAAAATGTCAAAATTAGCTAGAGtagtgactcttttgtgaaatGTACACAAAATGTGATATATTATGCCTTGTTATATGGTGTACCTGTGTATGCTATGACGTGTTTTGTTAATGTGTTGTGCTGGGAtgggccacgtgcttatccgtgcTGCGTGTTGTGCTACTGTGCCGATTAGGCTAACCCAGCACAGCCCGCGAAACTCACGTGCTGGGCTGGGCTCAGATTTTAGCGTGTTGTGTTGAGCTGTGCTCATCctggcacaacccaatttacacctctaattGGTACGTAGGGTTCAAGTGAATTGTCCTAAGATCATGGACAAGTCCTTTTCTACCAGATCATTTTCCGATTTAAGATTTGTTTCAAAGCTGCATAACAGCTGGGATGATTTATGCCTAGATGATAAGACTGCAACATCTCAAAACTACTTTGATCAAGGCATATTGTCCCGTCTTTTGACTAGCTTGGATTTTACACGTTTGCCCATATTTCCAAACCAATAGCACCAAAACTTTACGGGCAAAACTTCGTATTGCCGCCAAAACAAATCTATCGTTTTGATTTGATACAATGTATGTTTTGTGATTTATCAGTACTTTAATTTCTATGGGTAATACTAAAATATAAGAAACTTTCCAAGGTCATTCTCGGCTTTATTTCTAAATTGACGGATGGAAAAATTAGACATCTGAATTAAACAGGGAGCTTTAGAGGTTGTTTGGATACTAGAAGTACATCATATGGATCCTATAGTTTGGATGTACTGTTTTCATTCCAAAATAGGCCATTTAAATTAGTTCAATTATTTGGAAAATTGCATGCAATGGTCAGATTTCTAGTAAGGGTTTTGTCGTGTAACTATGTTGTTAAGTGGCTTCATTGTGTTGGTTGTCTATTTCTATAGTGATTGGAAACCTTCCGGTCAGTCTTGTAATCGTTTCCGACCTTGAATCAGAGTATTATCATCAATGTATTTGAGGCATACCTCTTTTCcgaaaaaaaaaaatgctaaaagTACAATTGTATAAGTGTTTCTACTTGAAATTGAATTTTAAAACTCCGAGCAAAAAATAATTCGCTTCTACAAATCATTATAAATAATGTATTCAAACGAACTTCAGACTTTTTTTGCTATTAAAAGTCGAAAATGGTTTCCTGGGGATTTCCAAATAAATTTATGACCTTTACTCTTCAACGGTTAATGTTATCTATTCTTTAGAGCTTCTAATTTTTTTGTTATTGCAAGTTGAAAACTAACTTCTTAAACGATGACTAGTAAGGTTATTAATGATTTACGATATAACTTACTCTGGATAATTAATGTTAAGTACCGTTTagaatctaaagacttaaaggcctaggtAAATAAAGTtcccacgttgaatggtgaggaAACCCTCACCTCTTATTGGACGAAATaggtcttttttgagttttgtgaaacgagcgttttggtgaggacacttggcaacgtatggttgatttaaaaagaataggaaaaaaagattaaaaaaggaaaccaaattcagTTTGGAATTTATAAAGTGACAATAtttaggtgaggacacttggcaacatatgattgatttaaaaattacgaacttaaaaggaaaacctaagttaccatgtttggaattttatggaagtccaaattcaatttgtaAATCGAGTAATTACTATATTAGGactattttttccaaattaatgtATAAAGGGGAAAAATCCTTTTATTTCCtgcgaaaataaaaagaaaaaataaataaaatttgcaaatATCATCTTCAATGTATTTTCccagccacaccaaatcaaaaacatctacacggggggggggggggggggggggggggggggggggggcccGCGCTCACCAAATCGAAAACGCATTTCCACGAGGTGGGGCGAAGACCCgcacacaccaagttaaaaggaaaaaataaataaaatctgcacatattttcaacgtatttaatgtattttccccgccacaccaaatcaaaaacacatctccacggggcggggcgaagccccgcgcataccaaatcaaaaacacaTCGCCACGAGGCGAGCGAAGCCCTACGCACAGAAAATCAAACATCGCCACTGGGCGGGACAAACCCCGCACACAccaatttaaaagaaaaagtatGCCAGTGCGCatcacgggcacaaatctagtttaTACTAATAAGTGATAAACCTGGAAAAAATACATAAATTATTAAGACGAAAAACATATAAATGTTTAttctaaacacaaaattggtcaattaacccaataacgacaattcctggatgcaaaacacatgtaaaatttgatactgtttaaatggacgaaaatgtaaaaatagccaggatgtagatagtttcatcctacctattttcaaatattcttttttatttttaatttacatcaggatgcatctagtttcatcatcgctcttttttaagtttaagccaggatgaatccagtttcattcttattattttttttttatgttcatttcacccatattaatttttattcgtccattagaaccatgttttaaaatatgtggccaaatgacccatttttcctATTCTAAAAATGTGTACAAAAAATAAGGCTCTCCTAGCGTAGGCCGGTGCACATACATGGACAATTAGGTAGGGAGTTTGACAAGTGATTTTTACCAAACCAAAATAAGGTTACCCCATACAATAATTACCTGGGCCATGATCAATAATACCATATGGGTCTAAAGTTAGCCCACAGGCCCGCAACTCTTTCCATTAAAAACGCCAACATTTGGATAAAAGAAGAAATTCGGATATTCTTAGTGGGACCGATAACACATATCAATGTTAGATACGTCAACAGCCGTCAAGATTAAAATAAATGGTTCCAGATTATCCAAGTTGTATTCAAAACAGCTAATAATATACACGTGGATACCAATTCAACCAAGAAGCATTTTAAATAATATAGTCTCAGCTGTACACAAACATCTAACACCTCCATTAAAAGttattaatggaggttttttaaTTGAAGacaagaacaaagaagaagaaagaagataatcTTTGGTGAGATACAAAAAACGGTGAAGAAGATTCTGATAAGTAACATTCCGGCAGAGATTTACAGAAAACCTACTGTCTGTCTTTGATTCTGGCTTCCGGAATAGGTTTGATGAGAGGATGAGTGGATTGGAAGAGTAAGAGAAGAGTGAGCAAAAAGAAAGGAAGATCTGGTGGTTATGGGAGCGTCTCTGTCGAACTTGGCGGAGGGCGGAGGAGGAGGAAATGGTGGTTCGACGATTGGTCCTGGGTTAGGAGATATACCGGAAAGTTGTGTAGCATGTGTATTTATGTACTTAACACCACCGGAGATTTGTAATTTAGCTCGTTTGAATCATGCTTTTCGTGGTGCTGCTTCTTCTGATGCTGTTTGGGAATCGAAATTGCCTCATAATTATCAAGATCTTTTGCAATTTTATTCTTCGTCACctcttgatgatgttgatgatgataatacATATCAGAATTCGTCCAAGAAAGATATCTATGCTCGGCTTTCTCGTTCAATCTTCTTCGACGACGGCAACAAGGtaaagtttaattttattatcttgtgttttttttttaattatgaaTGGCGTGAGAATTTAAGGTTTTGACTGTTTCCATTTTAGTGTTGTTGTTTATTTAATTGAGGTTGaaaatggttgttgttgttgttttaggaAGTTTGGTTGGATAGAGTGAGTGGAGGAGTATGTATGGCTATTTCGGCGAAGGGTATGTCAATAACTGGGATTGAAGATAGGAGATACTGGAATTGGATTCCTACTGAAGAATCAAGGTTAGTTTTAATAAATTTGGTGTAATTTTGTAGTGCCAGTTTGTTTTTATACTCGTTTTGCGAATTGTAGTCAAATTGCTTTGTAAATGGTTACTTATATGTTTGGTATGATAGGGATTGCGTGAATTTAGTGCTTACATATGAATAGAATGCTGAATTTTTGTAAtgtaattttggttcttagagGCTTGACAACTGCTAGTAGATAAAGTATGCGTAATTGAACTGAAGGTGTATGACACAGGCTTGTCAGTTAGAACATTTTGTACGATTTGTGAAAGATTGTTAAGCTGGTAGTATCTAGTGTAAGCTATAACATAGAATTGTAAATGGTATCTATTAGATGGAGAGAAGTTTAGACCTCGAGAATTAGGACATTGATCTGGGTTATGCAATGGGGTCTTTAATATTTGCCAGCCCTTTGAGTCAAGAAGCAGGTGTATTTTTATGGATATAACGTGGAGATAATAAATGGCTTTTTAATTTTGGAATCACATTGGTGTTCTCTTCTTAAAATCATTTCCATCTGGGGCTTATGGGTGGATTTTTCTACTGATCCCTTACGCATGTAAATGTTCTGTATCACTAGTGATTGTACTAAGATTGCTTATTAAAGGATAACCTCTATAGTTGGTATGAATCATGATATGAATTGTGTAAATTTAGTGCATACACATGAACAAAAGGCTGAAAGTCTTGTAATGTCAGTACGGTTCTTAGAGATTTGGAAAATGTTAGTGACGAAAAGATGTGTAACTGTTAGAACATTTAGTAAGATTTGTGAGTTTTTTGAACTAGAAAGATTGTTAGGTTGGTAGTACCTAGTGTAAGTTATAACATAAGACTTTGGATTTTAAATGGTAACTATTAAGATGGAGAGGAAGATTTGTTGGTGAATTTTGAATTGAAGTTTCGGCCTCAGGATTTAAGATATTGATATGGATTATGCAATGGGGTCTTTTAATAATTTGCCAGCCCTTTGAGTCAAGAAGCAGGTGTATTTTTATGGATATAACGTGGAAATAATAAATGGCTTTTTAATTTTGCGATCACATTGGTGTTCTCTTCTATAAGCATTTCCATCCGGGGCTTATGGGTGGATTTTTGCACTGATCCCTTACACTTGTAAATGTTCATATCACTAGTGATTGTAGTAAGATTGCTTTTTAAAGGATAATTTCTATCGTTGATATgaatcatgatagggattttgtaAATTTAGTGCTTACACATGAACAGATGGCTGAAGTTGTGTAATGTCAGTTCAGTTCATAAAGATTTGACAAATGTTAGTAATACTAAAAAGATGTGTAATTGAATTGGAGATGTATGACACTGGCTTATCTGTTAGAACATTTAGTAAGATTTGTGATTTTTCGAACTGGAGAGTTGTCAGGTTGGTAGTACCTATTGAATTGTAAACGGTAATTATTAAGATGGAGAGGTAGATTTGTTGGTGAATTTGAGAAGGTTCGGCATCGGGATTTAGGATATTGATATGTTTGCCAGCCCTTTGACTCTAGAAGCAGGCGTATTTTTATGGATATAATGAGGAAACAGTAAATGACTTGTTATTTTTGGGATCACAATGGTGTTCTTTTCTTAAAATCATTTCCATCTCTGGCTTAGGGATGAATTTATGTATTGATCTCGTACCTTTGTAAATGTCTGGGTCACTAAAGCACTTACAAAGCAAGGTAGAGGGAAGTCACAAATTGAGAAATAATTATTCTTACTTGGGAGTAAAATGGTTAGGCATCAAATCCCCTTGCTCTCTGGCTGAATGCTTGTAAACTTAGTCGGTTTCTGCTGCATATCCTTCCAAGCCAATGGTAATGGTGAAACTGATATGAGATTTCTTATAGTTACAGTGGATGAATCTCAACTGACAAGACCAACTAAACCGAAATTGCTGTATTTCACTTAACTTGGAGGCTTACGAGGTTCCCTCCTGTCTAGGATGTACATTTATAGGTCTGCTGCATATAGTGTC encodes the following:
- the LOC113314322 gene encoding F-box protein PP2-A15-like yields the protein MGASLSNLAEGGGGGNGGSTIGPGLGDIPESCVACVFMYLTPPEICNLARLNHAFRGAASSDAVWESKLPHNYQDLLQFYSSSPLDDVDDDNTYQNSSKKDIYARLSRSIFFDDGNKEVWLDRVSGGVCMAISAKGMSITGIEDRRYWNWIPTEESRFNVVAFLQQIWWFEVDGVVKFPFPAGIYTLSFRLHIGKFSKRLGRRVSNFDQTHGWDIRPVRFELSTSDGQQASCECCLDESERDDMNTNLKRGCWIDYKVGEFIVTDSEPTTEVRFSMKQIDCTHSKGGLCVDAVYIIPSDLRERRRRQILK